A genome region from Blautia coccoides includes the following:
- a CDS encoding GNAT family N-acetyltransferase produces MVDVYKNCPEYENEDYLVRMVCQEDRMDLLKVYSDKRAVPFFNSDNCGGDDFYYTTESRMEQAIDYWLFEYNREGFVRLTIVSKATDEAIGTIELFHRDADDYFTNCGLLRLDIRSDYEMTSEIIKILRLIMEPAYSLFHCDKIATKALPSAAECIVALKNLGFIRSEEKLIGHDGTKYDSYFVLRKN; encoded by the coding sequence ATGGTGGATGTTTATAAAAATTGTCCTGAATATGAGAATGAGGACTATCTTGTGAGAATGGTTTGCCAAGAGGATAGAATGGATTTATTAAAGGTTTATTCTGATAAAAGGGCTGTCCCCTTTTTTAATAGTGATAATTGTGGCGGAGATGATTTCTATTATACAACGGAAAGCAGAATGGAACAGGCGATTGATTACTGGCTTTTCGAGTACAATAGAGAAGGATTTGTGAGGTTGACAATTGTGTCAAAAGCAACTGATGAAGCAATTGGAACAATAGAGCTTTTCCACAGAGACGCCGATGATTATTTTACAAACTGCGGTTTGCTCAGGCTGGACATTCGCAGTGATTATGAAATGACAAGCGAGATTATAAAAATATTAAGATTGATAATGGAACCTGCATATAGCCTGTTTCATTGTGATAAGATCGCTACGAAAGCGCTTCCCTCTGCGGCAGAATGTATTGTGGCGTTGAAAAATTTAGGATTTATACGCTCAGAGGAAAAGCTGATAGGGCATGATGGAACAAAGTATGATTCCTATTTTGTATTGAGGAAAAATTAG
- a CDS encoding ABC transporter ATP-binding protein, whose amino-acid sequence MKIIETENLTKKYKRYKKQEGLAGSIKGLFHRKYEEKIAVDDFDIHVNEGEFVGLIGPNGAGKTTLVKMLTGIIAPTSGRIQVMGFYPNKLEKAFKQQYAVVMGQKSQLFFELTTEDTLRLFKEIYGIPEDEYKRNKDFFVDLFQVQGLMNVQVRTLSLGERMKMELIVALLHNPKILFLDEPTIGLDAVAGKQIRTFLKDVNESRGTTILLTSHYMEDIKVLCKRSIVVNHGRKIYDGGTDMLFKNYQKSKKMTIYFEHSVEPDVPDDCRVLEKANDKLVLEIPKQNAEKVLESYIGHYPIRDIGIEEEEIGSVVERIYKEV is encoded by the coding sequence ATGAAGATAATTGAGACAGAGAATTTAACGAAAAAGTATAAGCGGTATAAAAAGCAGGAGGGTTTGGCCGGAAGTATTAAGGGCCTGTTTCACAGGAAATATGAAGAAAAAATTGCGGTAGATGATTTTGATATTCATGTAAATGAGGGTGAGTTTGTAGGCCTGATCGGGCCGAACGGAGCGGGTAAAACGACCCTGGTGAAGATGTTGACCGGGATTATTGCGCCGACAAGCGGCAGGATACAGGTGATGGGATTTTATCCGAATAAATTGGAAAAAGCATTTAAGCAGCAGTATGCGGTGGTTATGGGGCAAAAGAGCCAGCTGTTTTTTGAACTGACAACGGAGGACACGTTGCGGCTGTTTAAAGAAATATACGGTATCCCGGAAGACGAGTATAAAAGAAACAAGGATTTTTTTGTGGATCTGTTTCAGGTGCAGGGACTGATGAATGTACAGGTAAGAACGCTATCGTTGGGAGAAAGGATGAAGATGGAACTGATCGTTGCATTGCTTCATAATCCGAAAATATTGTTTCTGGATGAACCGACCATTGGACTGGATGCTGTGGCAGGTAAGCAGATCCGGACTTTCTTAAAAGATGTGAATGAGTCAAGAGGAACTACCATTTTGCTTACCTCGCATTATATGGAGGATATTAAGGTATTGTGTAAACGCTCCATAGTCGTGAATCACGGCAGAAAAATATATGACGGCGGTACGGATATGTTATTTAAAAATTATCAAAAGAGTAAGAAAATGACGATATACTTTGAACACAGTGTAGAGCCTGATGTGCCGGATGATTGCAGAGTATTGGAAAAAGCGAATGACAAACTGGTACTTGAAATACCAAAACAGAACGCAGAAAAAGTTCTGGAATCTTATATCGGTCATTATCCGATCCGGGATATTGGAATTGAGGAAGAAGAAATAGGCTCAGTCGTGGAGCGTATCTATAAGGAGGTATAG
- a CDS encoding ABC transporter permease: MKKYLEIAKAYMKAQLIWRSDTLVDVILAVAKILFAWILWSILFEGKEQIAGLGFQAMISYYIISSYLFQSEKSAEISRQMTGMLRNGTFSKYMVIPVQTQGYFVAMEAGKIAFSAGIGFLATFLWFYLFRIPFVHTANIKILLCGSIMVVLGLLFMALLNYFLGILTLKFEEISIFLMIKDNLSAFVTGAVIPLALLPEWMTAGMKFLPFYYVTYLPSMLFIGKCEEEAVTGLIVLSVWCMVFLVLNQVTYEHDRIKYDGAGI, encoded by the coding sequence ATGAAGAAATATTTAGAAATTGCCAAGGCATACATGAAAGCACAGCTGATCTGGAGGTCGGATACCTTAGTAGACGTGATTCTGGCGGTGGCGAAGATACTGTTTGCATGGATCTTATGGAGTATTCTGTTTGAGGGTAAAGAGCAGATCGCGGGCTTGGGATTTCAGGCCATGATTTCTTACTATATCATAAGCTCCTATTTATTCCAGTCGGAAAAATCTGCGGAGATCAGCCGGCAGATGACCGGTATGCTGAGAAATGGTACCTTTTCAAAATATATGGTGATACCGGTACAGACACAGGGGTATTTTGTGGCGATGGAAGCAGGGAAGATTGCGTTTTCTGCGGGCATTGGTTTTTTAGCAACGTTTCTGTGGTTTTATTTGTTCCGGATTCCATTTGTGCATACAGCCAATATAAAGATCCTGTTATGCGGAAGTATCATGGTTGTTTTAGGACTGTTGTTTATGGCGCTGCTCAATTACTTTCTTGGGATTTTGACCTTGAAATTTGAGGAGATCAGCATCTTTCTCATGATAAAAGATAACCTTTCCGCATTTGTGACCGGGGCGGTGATTCCCCTTGCTCTTTTACCGGAATGGATGACAGCAGGCATGAAATTTCTGCCTTTCTATTATGTCACATATCTTCCCAGTATGCTGTTTATAGGGAAATGTGAGGAGGAGGCAGTCACAGGCTTAATCGTCTTAAGTGTGTGGTGCATGGTCTTTCTTGTTTTAAATCAGGTAACTTATGAACATGATCGAATCAAATATGATGGAGCAGGAATATGA
- a CDS encoding ABC-2 family transporter protein translates to MKHNLKFISELIKFRLSHIMTFRLGFFAPFFINTSYFLVQLFAFEAIYGHVDSIRGWGHGEILIFIGTFSLIDALNMTICFFGVISLPDKIQTGELDLYLTKPVNPLLRITFEKVDPGAIPLLIFSACIVGYGVRESGVNLSYANIIGYLFLVLLMTILYYDMELLIRCFAFFVFYVDNLMKIENTAVDLCLKIPGIAFYGIYKFIFYCVLPYGIIATLPTQAVTGALSAKGFLFGVAIVCIFTFFALSFWTYGVHRYESASS, encoded by the coding sequence ATGAAACATAATTTAAAATTTATATCAGAACTGATCAAATTCAGATTATCCCATATCATGACATTTCGGTTGGGATTCTTTGCGCCGTTTTTCATTAATACCAGTTATTTTCTGGTTCAACTTTTCGCTTTCGAGGCAATTTACGGACATGTGGACAGTATCCGTGGATGGGGGCATGGGGAAATCCTTATTTTTATTGGAACATTTTCCCTGATTGATGCCCTGAACATGACCATTTGCTTTTTTGGGGTAATATCCTTACCAGACAAAATACAGACAGGAGAATTGGATCTATATCTGACCAAACCAGTGAATCCATTATTGCGGATCACCTTTGAAAAAGTAGATCCGGGCGCCATACCGCTTCTGATCTTCAGTGCCTGTATCGTTGGATATGGGGTGAGAGAAAGCGGCGTGAATCTTTCGTATGCGAATATCATTGGATATTTGTTTCTGGTTTTGCTAATGACCATACTGTACTACGATATGGAGCTTCTGATACGGTGCTTTGCCTTTTTTGTGTTCTATGTAGATAACCTGATGAAAATAGAGAATACGGCTGTGGATTTGTGTCTGAAAATACCGGGGATCGCTTTTTATGGAATCTATAAGTTTATTTTTTACTGTGTATTGCCGTACGGAATCATTGCGACGCTGCCAACGCAGGCAGTAACAGGGGCATTGTCGGCAAAAGGATTCCTTTTCGGGGTGGCGATCGTGTGCATTTTTACGTTTTTTGCCTTGTCTTTTTGGACATATGGCGTACACAGATATGAAAGCGCAAGCAGCTAA
- a CDS encoding helix-turn-helix domain-containing protein, with protein sequence MEEQQNSLTYEIIKAAVAGEKWATEKIMAYYDDYMTELSTVEEKQSDGSVKSYVDEDLKQEIALKLLEEIPNFPLEEAERIAGGETD encoded by the coding sequence ATGGAAGAACAGCAGAATTCATTGACTTATGAAATTATCAAAGCAGCTGTTGCCGGGGAGAAATGGGCAACAGAAAAGATTATGGCATATTACGATGATTATATGACAGAGCTTTCCACAGTGGAAGAGAAGCAGTCGGACGGCAGTGTAAAGAGTTACGTGGATGAGGATTTGAAGCAAGAGATAGCGTTGAAACTGCTGGAGGAGATACCGAACTTTCCGCTGGAGGAAGCGGAGAGGATTGCAGGAGGGGAGACTGATTAG
- a CDS encoding YdcF family protein, whose amino-acid sequence MWQFTFFIFFILFCIFAGIMAREPRTLWSGVSFFFMMICLSISLFFILSEYSRWLAAHDVVIGILILLFVLAIGCMLMFPAALIVMFFIEGIKVIKHEGVKPSNLLSMLFSILLYVYLSVWPMIGNLRKNTLSTMLYVIISFSAVYVLSLMAMYSLSAILNLIHLKKNRNADYIVVLGSGIIGKKVTPLLAARIERGMELLYSNPNAVLIMSGGQGPGEDIPESVAMAAYAVGKGVDAERIIMEQKSVSTEENLLFSRKLIDKEAPKIVIVTTAYHVFRALILAKQQGLKCVGFGAKTKWYFTLNALIREFVGYLRLTWKKHALVIGIVASIVVATNIAGWLR is encoded by the coding sequence ATGTGGCAATTTACATTTTTTATATTTTTCATATTATTTTGTATATTTGCAGGAATAATGGCACGTGAACCCAGAACGTTATGGAGCGGGGTTTCTTTTTTCTTCATGATGATATGTTTGTCTATTTCCTTGTTTTTTATTCTATCTGAATATTCCAGGTGGCTGGCAGCACATGACGTGGTAATTGGAATACTGATTCTCCTGTTTGTTTTGGCGATAGGCTGTATGCTTATGTTTCCGGCAGCTTTGATCGTCATGTTTTTCATCGAGGGAATAAAAGTCATCAAACATGAAGGAGTGAAACCGTCAAATTTATTGTCGATGCTGTTCTCTATCTTGTTATATGTCTACCTGTCTGTCTGGCCGATGATTGGCAATTTAAGAAAAAATACATTAAGTACAATGCTCTATGTTATCATCAGTTTTTCGGCAGTATATGTATTATCATTGATGGCTATGTATTCACTTTCTGCAATTCTTAACCTTATTCATCTGAAAAAGAACAGAAATGCAGATTATATTGTTGTTCTGGGATCTGGAATCATTGGAAAGAAGGTCACACCGTTACTTGCGGCCCGGATTGAAAGAGGAATGGAATTGCTGTATTCCAATCCTAATGCTGTATTGATTATGTCCGGTGGGCAGGGACCTGGAGAGGATATTCCAGAGAGCGTGGCTATGGCTGCATATGCAGTAGGTAAAGGTGTAGATGCAGAGCGTATCATAATGGAACAAAAATCTGTATCAACAGAAGAAAATTTACTGTTTTCAAGGAAATTGATTGATAAAGAGGCTCCTAAAATTGTTATCGTCACAACGGCTTATCATGTGTTCAGAGCATTAATTCTGGCAAAACAGCAAGGGTTAAAGTGTGTTGGATTTGGGGCAAAAACGAAATGGTATTTTACGCTAAATGCTTTAATACGTGAGTTTGTTGGATATCTACGTTTGACATGGAAGAAACATGCGCTGGTAATTGGCATAGTAGCCAGTATTGTCGTGGCGACTAATATCGCTGGTTGGTTGAGATAA
- a CDS encoding sensor histidine kinase translates to MKPIDRFFRRYILSVIGILLLFFVINIVLIGILFLTSYLNGVKDSVFPMERFSNLIEQKNGAFAVDPEANDILAQTDAWAMLIDDEGAVIWESGLPEGLPLKYSASEIAMFSRWYLKDYPVKIWNHPNGLLVVGFQPGTISQYYISFKTRYFWLVLFICLAALVINIGVMIFLFLRNTRKIETAMRPILAGIQKLSQGETFHLEEKGELAEINTGLNHASDYLAKKDNTRAEWIRGISHDIRTPLSMILGYSSEIEDNPDLPAATRRQAEIIRKQSEKLHTLVADLNLTTKLEYSMQPFRIKPLDPLELIRQVISEFLNNGLPEGYELELSGTDTDIKTFLYGDNFLLNRMLHNLIQNSITHNPGGCQITVSVKMDNRICTFCVADSGCGIKESYLALLNNDTSIPSSQTETAEAEHGLGLKIVRQIVKVHYGDIQFSNITPHGLKTEIHLPDKFKG, encoded by the coding sequence ATGAAACCAATTGACCGCTTCTTTCGCCGCTATATATTATCAGTCATCGGAATACTGCTGCTGTTTTTTGTAATCAACATTGTATTAATAGGAATCCTTTTTCTTACTTCCTATCTGAATGGTGTTAAGGACTCCGTTTTTCCAATGGAACGGTTTTCAAATCTTATTGAACAAAAGAACGGGGCATTCGCAGTTGATCCGGAAGCAAATGACATCTTAGCACAGACGGATGCTTGGGCTATGCTGATTGACGATGAAGGTGCTGTCATTTGGGAAAGCGGTCTGCCAGAAGGACTTCCCCTTAAATACTCTGCATCTGAAATTGCGATGTTCAGCAGATGGTATCTGAAGGACTATCCCGTTAAAATCTGGAATCATCCAAATGGACTTTTAGTTGTGGGATTTCAGCCGGGCACAATCAGCCAATACTATATCTCGTTCAAAACCAGATATTTCTGGCTTGTTCTTTTCATCTGTCTGGCTGCATTGGTCATCAATATCGGTGTTATGATTTTCTTATTTTTACGTAATACCAGAAAAATCGAAACTGCAATGCGGCCAATCCTGGCTGGCATCCAAAAACTGTCACAGGGGGAAACATTTCACTTAGAGGAAAAAGGTGAACTTGCTGAAATCAATACAGGATTAAACCATGCCAGTGACTATCTGGCAAAAAAGGATAATACGCGTGCTGAATGGATTCGTGGAATATCTCATGATATCCGTACGCCACTTTCTATGATTTTAGGTTATTCCAGTGAAATAGAAGATAACCCTGACTTACCAGCAGCAACCAGAAGACAGGCTGAAATCATACGAAAACAAAGTGAAAAGCTCCATACATTGGTTGCAGATCTAAATTTAACAACAAAATTGGAATACTCTATGCAGCCCTTCCGCATAAAGCCGCTTGATCCTCTTGAACTGATCCGGCAGGTGATAAGCGAATTTCTAAATAACGGACTTCCGGAGGGCTATGAATTAGAACTGTCTGGAACTGACACAGATATAAAAACTTTCCTATACGGCGACAATTTCCTGCTTAACCGGATGCTGCACAATCTAATACAAAACAGCATCACACACAATCCTGGTGGATGTCAGATAACCGTTTCTGTAAAAATGGACAACAGAATCTGTACGTTTTGTGTCGCAGACTCTGGGTGCGGAATCAAGGAATCATACCTGGCATTACTGAATAACGATACCAGTATTCCCAGTTCCCAGACGGAAACAGCCGAAGCAGAACACGGATTGGGGCTTAAAATCGTAAGACAGATTGTAAAAGTACATTATGGAGATATCCAATTTTCAAACATTACACCTCATGGTCTGAAAACTGAAATTCACTTGCCTGATAAATTCAAAGGATAA
- a CDS encoding response regulator transcription factor — translation MKDKSILAVDDESELLKMLQSVFYRAGYTKITTASSGKEALAIFRENQPDMVILDVMMPGIDGVSLLKEIRKTSTIPVLMLTARGEADDKFLGFENGADDYLIKPFLPKELLLRVQAILNRAYPEKERIVYLEASTVNLDKAEVYRGDEVFSLTAKEFTLFEKLFENSGRIVTTGSLCETVCGEFWQGYENTLVTHIRHLREKIEANPSKPVSLLTVKGLGYRLHIKGAEK, via the coding sequence ATGAAAGATAAAAGCATTCTTGCTGTCGACGATGAATCAGAGCTACTTAAAATGCTCCAATCGGTTTTTTACCGTGCCGGGTACACCAAAATCACCACTGCTTCTTCTGGGAAAGAGGCATTAGCGATATTTCGGGAAAATCAACCCGATATGGTAATTCTTGATGTGATGATGCCGGGCATTGACGGGGTTTCACTATTAAAGGAAATACGAAAAACGAGTACGATTCCTGTTCTCATGCTTACAGCCCGCGGAGAAGCCGATGATAAGTTTTTAGGATTTGAAAACGGAGCTGATGATTATCTTATAAAACCTTTTTTGCCCAAGGAGTTACTTCTGCGTGTTCAGGCAATCTTAAACCGCGCCTATCCTGAAAAGGAACGTATTGTATATCTGGAAGCTTCAACCGTTAATTTAGATAAGGCCGAAGTTTATCGTGGGGATGAAGTGTTTTCATTGACTGCAAAAGAATTTACGCTATTTGAAAAGTTATTTGAAAACTCCGGAAGGATTGTAACCACAGGTTCACTATGCGAAACTGTCTGTGGGGAATTCTGGCAGGGATATGAAAATACTCTTGTGACACATATACGCCACTTAAGGGAAAAGATCGAGGCCAATCCGTCAAAACCTGTTTCCCTTTTAACCGTAAAAGGATTAGGTTACCGGCTCCACATTAAGGGGGCGGAAAAATGA
- a CDS encoding ABC transporter ATP-binding protein gives MSDYIIETCSLTKMYGEQASVSDLSIHVKKGRIYGLLGRNGAGKTTTMKMLLGLTAPTSGEVKIFGKPIYGNEKKILPRVGCLIESPGFYPNLTATENLKIFAKLRGLKDSNYIKSALELVNLPYQDKKLFSQYSLGMKQRLAIALAVMHDPAVLILDEPINGLDPIGIAEVRSFIRELCDVRGKTILISSHILSEIALLADDIGIIDHGKLLEEESLAELEQKNRHYIHFTVSDSKQAARILETMFQTRYFKITDQHNIHLLDVNLPTAAITRAFVENGLEVFEAHLCEDTLEDYFKKVTGGEGIA, from the coding sequence ATGAGTGATTACATTATTGAAACCTGCAGCCTGACAAAAATGTATGGAGAACAGGCCAGCGTATCTGATTTAAGTATCCATGTAAAGAAGGGGCGTATTTATGGTCTGTTGGGACGAAATGGTGCAGGAAAAACCACGACTATGAAAATGTTGTTAGGTCTGACGGCTCCCACATCCGGCGAAGTGAAGATTTTCGGAAAGCCTATTTATGGAAACGAGAAGAAAATTCTTCCGCGTGTGGGCTGTTTGATCGAATCCCCCGGCTTCTATCCCAACTTGACCGCAACGGAAAATCTGAAAATTTTTGCGAAGCTGCGTGGGCTGAAAGATTCCAACTACATTAAGAGCGCACTGGAACTTGTTAATCTGCCGTATCAGGATAAAAAGCTGTTTTCGCAATACTCTCTTGGAATGAAGCAGCGGCTTGCGATTGCGCTGGCTGTCATGCACGATCCGGCAGTACTGATTCTCGACGAACCGATTAACGGGCTTGACCCTATCGGGATTGCAGAGGTTCGTTCTTTTATCCGAGAATTATGTGATGTCAGGGGAAAGACCATTTTGATTTCCAGCCATATTCTTTCGGAGATTGCTCTCCTAGCAGATGATATCGGCATTATTGATCATGGTAAGCTGCTGGAAGAAGAAAGTCTTGCTGAATTAGAACAGAAAAACCGCCATTATATCCATTTTACAGTATCCGACAGCAAACAAGCCGCCCGCATTTTAGAAACAATGTTTCAGACAAGATATTTTAAGATTACTGATCAGCATAATATCCATTTGCTGGATGTCAATCTGCCGACTGCAGCGATTACCCGTGCATTTGTAGAAAATGGCCTGGAGGTGTTTGAAGCGCACCTTTGTGAAGACACTTTGGAAGATTATTTTAAGAAAGTAACAGGGGGTGAGGGAATTGCTTAA
- a CDS encoding ABC transporter permease, giving the protein MLNLIAGEFAKLKRKKIVPFIILLSLLFPLIVVYTSKMGMGNDTSVEFLKGRFDLSYTMMLGYGLVFLEPCLLGILASILFFMERDNDTFKNLCVIPVTTSRLIAAKLFVVLIYGLFYTLCNTVFMIFFTWVLKAGIIYDVGFKLVFSLVFGIGITIATLPVIVFIIYFNKSYLISTLLSFFYAILNWSVLSLVEVNLSLVKVINLFPTLCVMNWSSKKMMGRLADRHFSEAAYLLFPSDIWAFAVLGITLVFSILLMLHFYKKWTR; this is encoded by the coding sequence TTGCTTAACCTGATAGCTGGTGAGTTTGCAAAATTGAAGCGTAAAAAAATTGTGCCCTTTATTATTTTGCTATCTCTGCTGTTCCCTCTTATTGTGGTTTACACTTCTAAAATGGGAATGGGAAATGATACAAGTGTGGAATTTTTGAAAGGACGGTTCGATTTATCTTATACCATGATGCTTGGATATGGTCTGGTTTTTTTGGAACCGTGTCTGTTGGGTATTCTAGCCTCCATACTGTTCTTTATGGAGAGGGATAATGATACTTTCAAAAATCTATGTGTAATTCCGGTCACTACGTCACGGCTGATTGCGGCAAAATTATTCGTTGTATTGATTTATGGGCTTTTTTATACCCTTTGCAATACTGTATTTATGATTTTCTTTACATGGGTTTTAAAGGCGGGAATCATTTATGATGTTGGATTTAAGCTGGTATTCAGTCTTGTTTTTGGAATAGGAATTACGATTGCCACGTTGCCGGTTATCGTTTTCATTATCTATTTCAACAAATCCTATTTGATTTCCACGCTTCTTTCATTCTTCTATGCGATTTTGAACTGGAGTGTTTTATCGCTGGTTGAAGTGAATTTATCGCTGGTAAAGGTAATTAATCTATTTCCGACTTTATGTGTAATGAATTGGAGCAGCAAAAAAATGATGGGACGTTTGGCGGACAGACATTTTTCAGAAGCAGCTTATTTGTTATTTCCCTCCGATATTTGGGCATTTGCTGTACTGGGGATAACGCTGGTTTTTTCGATACTGCTCATGCTGCATTTTTATAAGAAATGGACGAGGTGA
- a CDS encoding ABC transporter permease, which yields MDNLITEFWKIKRYSVIKAGAAMMFLSVFMSYFYSTASTSVGWDFNYFVHQVVQQNCTYFFPVVIMLTASFVISRETMDDTLKSILTVPVDFKKLLIGKFELLFFLSIAFSLINAALAVIMNLLLHFPGMSAYSIMIATGRIIATNILIYLSVLPLIIINTFLFGSSLIGVAVAFVYGYFGTFEGSLLNWFPIKAAMILFDPYCGAEYDTVSYQTFPAIIILILTVLLSVVLLNAFTHSEKLPNVKAKRKPKKAERKRGW from the coding sequence ATGGATAATCTTATAACTGAATTTTGGAAAATAAAACGCTATTCTGTAATCAAGGCCGGAGCCGCTATGATGTTTCTCTCCGTATTTATGAGTTATTTCTACTCGACGGCCAGTACCTCTGTCGGCTGGGATTTTAACTATTTTGTTCATCAGGTGGTTCAGCAAAATTGTACGTATTTTTTTCCTGTGGTAATTATGCTGACAGCCTCCTTTGTTATTTCGAGGGAGACAATGGACGACACTCTGAAATCAATTTTAACGGTTCCGGTTGACTTTAAAAAGCTGTTGATTGGAAAATTTGAGCTTCTTTTTTTTCTCTCCATAGCTTTCAGCCTTATCAACGCTGCGCTCGCTGTTATTATGAATCTGCTCCTGCATTTCCCCGGAATGTCAGCATACAGCATTATGATCGCCACGGGGCGGATCATAGCCACAAATATTTTAATTTACCTTTCGGTACTTCCACTCATTATTATCAATACATTTCTTTTTGGAAGTAGCCTGATTGGTGTTGCTGTCGCATTCGTATATGGTTATTTTGGAACCTTTGAGGGCTCTTTGCTAAATTGGTTTCCGATCAAGGCTGCAATGATTTTGTTTGATCCGTATTGTGGTGCAGAATATGATACTGTTTCCTATCAGACCTTTCCGGCAATCATCATATTAATTCTCACGGTGTTGCTTTCTGTTGTACTGTTAAATGCTTTTACACATTCAGAAAAACTTCCCAATGTAAAAGCAAAAAGGAAGCCAAAAAAAGCAGAGCGAAAAAGAGGTTGGTAA
- a CDS encoding YxeA family protein, giving the protein MNKKNVLIGVGIVVMVVLCIGIAIFAGTDGTDYYTQIDNTKVKEIEPHGAMNYSYTLTVYDENSTKRDITFETSKILKDDAFLRLEVAPIRGVVNWEEVEYTELPSAVQSVYSE; this is encoded by the coding sequence ATGAACAAAAAGAATGTATTAATCGGAGTTGGGATAGTGGTTATGGTTGTCCTTTGTATTGGTATCGCCATTTTTGCAGGAACTGACGGCACTGATTATTATACACAAATTGATAACACAAAGGTAAAGGAAATTGAACCGCACGGTGCGATGAATTATTCTTACACATTGACAGTCTATGATGAAAATAGTACGAAACGAGATATTACTTTTGAAACAAGTAAAATTCTCAAGGATGACGCCTTCTTACGCTTGGAGGTAGCTCCAATTCGTGGAGTTGTAAATTGGGAAGAAGTGGAGTATACGGAACTTCCATCTGCTGTACAGAGTGTTTACTCAGAGTAA
- a CDS encoding response regulator, protein MKKILIVEDDVTFLGLLSHVLRNQFEIYEACGVNEALKLLENISVDLICSDYNMPGGTGLELLEQLHRSGKKIPFILMSGTEDSFVIHSVKFYGGTFCNKTDSDLLTTIRKKANCE, encoded by the coding sequence TTGAAAAAGATATTGATTGTAGAGGACGACGTTACATTTTTAGGGCTGCTATCTCATGTTCTAAGGAATCAGTTTGAGATATATGAGGCTTGTGGTGTGAATGAGGCATTGAAATTACTTGAAAACATATCAGTTGATTTGATCTGTTCGGATTACAATATGCCGGGCGGTACAGGTTTGGAACTTCTGGAACAGCTTCATAGAAGTGGGAAGAAAATTCCGTTTATTTTGATGTCCGGGACAGAGGATTCATTTGTGATTCATAGCGTAAAGTTTTATGGAGGAACATTCTGTAACAAGACTGATTCGGATCTGCTTACAACAATTAGAAAAAAAGCAAATTGTGAATAG